The Streptomyces sp. NBC_01275 genome has a segment encoding these proteins:
- a CDS encoding PP2C family protein-serine/threonine phosphatase codes for MNDSAIDYAAVFQALPGMVALLTPELRYTEVNEEYLRGAGRMREQVVGRHLFEVFPDNPNDPAANGIRNLAASLRRVVTTGERDAMALQRYDVESAERPGEWEERYWSTVNAPVLDPDGSVVLLVHRVEEVTELIRARGRRGGGGAGGKAGPRGRVLEAELYTRARELQELNERLRLAHAREREVALALQEAMLPAGRGVGHHRAAVRYRPAVGALNVCGDWYDLVDLVGGHRIGVSVGDVVGHGLEAAGVMGQLRSALSAASRVAEGPAEALNVLGRYANVVDGAESATAVTTFIDFDHHTITYSSAGHPPPVLVHADGRVEFLDQATDPPLDARPAPVPRPQACTSFADGATLALYTDGLVERRHEDIDTGLNRLADALARHRDADPETLADAVLLELLPPGGATDDTALVVVRL; via the coding sequence ATGAACGACTCGGCGATCGACTACGCAGCGGTGTTCCAGGCCCTGCCCGGCATGGTGGCGCTGCTGACGCCCGAGTTGCGGTACACGGAGGTCAACGAGGAGTACCTGCGCGGGGCCGGTCGCATGCGCGAGCAGGTCGTCGGCCGGCATCTCTTCGAGGTCTTCCCGGACAACCCCAACGACCCCGCCGCGAACGGCATCCGCAATCTGGCGGCCTCGCTGCGCCGGGTGGTGACCACCGGCGAACGGGACGCCATGGCCCTGCAGCGCTACGACGTCGAGTCGGCCGAGCGGCCCGGGGAGTGGGAGGAGCGCTACTGGAGCACGGTCAACGCGCCGGTGCTGGACCCGGACGGGTCGGTGGTGCTGCTGGTGCACCGGGTCGAGGAGGTCACCGAGCTGATCCGCGCCCGGGGCCGCCGCGGCGGAGGCGGGGCCGGGGGCAAGGCCGGGCCCCGGGGCCGGGTCCTGGAGGCCGAGCTGTACACGCGCGCCCGTGAGCTCCAGGAGCTCAACGAGCGGCTGCGGCTGGCGCACGCCCGCGAGCGCGAGGTGGCCCTCGCCCTGCAGGAGGCGATGCTGCCCGCCGGCCGAGGGGTCGGGCACCATCGGGCGGCGGTGCGCTACCGGCCGGCGGTCGGCGCGCTGAACGTGTGCGGGGACTGGTACGACCTGGTCGACCTGGTCGGCGGCCACCGTATCGGGGTGTCGGTCGGGGACGTCGTCGGGCACGGCCTGGAGGCCGCCGGGGTGATGGGCCAGCTGCGCAGCGCGCTCAGCGCCGCCTCCCGGGTCGCCGAGGGGCCGGCGGAGGCCCTGAACGTCCTCGGGCGGTACGCGAACGTGGTGGACGGCGCGGAGTCGGCCACCGCGGTGACGACGTTCATCGACTTCGACCACCACACGATCACCTACAGCAGCGCCGGCCATCCCCCGCCGGTGCTCGTCCACGCCGACGGCCGGGTGGAGTTCCTCGACCAGGCCACCGACCCGCCGCTCGACGCCCGCCCCGCCCCGGTCCCCCGGCCGCAGGCGTGCACCTCCTTCGCCGACGGCGCCACCCTCGCGCTGTACACCGACGGTCTGGTGGAACGGCGGCACGAGGACATCGACACGGGCCTGAACCGGCTCGCCGACGCCCTGGCCCGGCACCGGGACGCCGACCCCGAAACCCTCGCGGACGCCGTCCTGTTGGAGCTTCTGCCGCCCGGCGGCGCGACCGACGACACGGCCCTGGTGGTGGTACGGCTGTGA